One region of Brevinematales bacterium genomic DNA includes:
- a CDS encoding DUF192 domain-containing protein has product MMIMAAKKILLTIILLGKTLVFEAAITPEQKSKGLMYRKDWGQIDGMIFVNTEPIQVSFWMKNTYLDMVTLYMDKDYNILEVYHPTPLSEELIVSKSTNIMYVLEIKSVLSNLIVGNPSKFKTAMENAKPIDSE; this is encoded by the coding sequence ATGATGATTATGGCGGCTAAAAAGATTTTGTTAACTATTATTCTTTTAGGGAAAACCCTTGTATTCGAGGCGGCGATTACACCGGAGCAAAAGAGCAAAGGATTGATGTACCGAAAGGATTGGGGGCAGATCGACGGGATGATTTTTGTTAACACCGAACCTATTCAGGTGTCTTTTTGGATGAAAAACACTTACCTCGATATGGTCACCCTGTATATGGATAAAGATTATAACATTCTCGAAGTCTATCACCCTACGCCGTTATCGGAGGAATTAATCGTTTCGAAATCCACCAATATTATGTATGTTCTCGAGATAAAATCCGTACTTTCTAACTTAATCGTCGGAAATCCGTCGAAATTTAAAACGGCTATGGAAAATGCTAAACCTATTGATTCAGAATAG
- the pgeF gene encoding peptidoglycan editing factor PgeF, which translates to MNFSSGEHAIIYPENGINGLISGSTTGGNFALHTAVSEAEYLAVEQVRGSFTGSMGFDRLVTLNQVHGEIIHGITAENLDSYTANPLIDGDGLITDCGDVLLGILTADCVPVFFASPGGVIGIAHAGWKGLFAGIHLRMLDLFRDTYSVEPGELRVWFGPNIRACCYEVGKELVDKFIDSGKNPVYYTRNGRFYFDLEGTITAELVSNGVSAVNIASPGLCTYESSTPRFYSYRRGDVIPRTLSFIGISGK; encoded by the coding sequence ATGAACTTTTCTAGCGGCGAGCATGCAATAATTTACCCTGAAAATGGGATAAACGGATTAATCAGCGGGTCTACCACCGGCGGTAATTTTGCGCTGCATACAGCCGTCTCGGAAGCGGAATACCTCGCCGTTGAACAGGTTCGCGGCAGTTTCACGGGGAGTATGGGATTCGACCGTCTGGTAACCCTCAATCAGGTGCACGGCGAAATTATCCACGGGATTACCGCGGAGAATCTGGATAGTTATACCGCGAACCCCCTGATCGACGGAGACGGGTTGATTACCGATTGCGGGGACGTCCTTCTAGGGATACTCACCGCGGACTGCGTCCCGGTATTCTTCGCATCCCCCGGCGGCGTGATCGGGATAGCCCATGCCGGATGGAAGGGATTATTCGCGGGGATACATCTGCGGATGCTCGATTTATTCCGTGACACGTACTCCGTCGAGCCCGGCGAATTAAGGGTATGGTTCGGCCCGAATATCCGCGCCTGCTGCTACGAGGTGGGAAAAGAACTGGTAGATAAATTTATCGATAGCGGTAAAAATCCTGTATACTATACACGGAACGGGAGGTTTTATTTCGACCTCGAGGGGACTATTACCGCGGAACTGGTGTCTAATGGAGTATCCGCGGTAAATATTGCCAGTCCCGGGCTCTGTACTTATGAAAGTTCGACGCCGCGTTTTTATTCTTACAGGAGGGGAGATGTAATCCCCAGAACACTCTCGTTTATAGGGATTTCCGGGAAATAA
- the clpP gene encoding ATP-dependent Clp endopeptidase proteolytic subunit ClpP, with product MLVPMVVEQSNRGERAYDIYSRLLKDRIVFLGSAIDDDVANLVIAQLLFLDAEDPEKDISLYINSPGGVVTSGLAIYDTIQFLKPDVNTICIGQAASMGAVLLAAGKKGKRFALPNSRIMIHQPSGGTQGQAADIRIQAEEIMRMKERLNQIMVKHTGQKLATLEKDMDRDYFMSAEEAKTYGLIDDIIEKRK from the coding sequence ATGCTTGTACCGATGGTTGTTGAACAAAGTAATCGCGGAGAACGCGCTTATGATATTTATTCGCGGTTATTGAAAGATAGAATCGTATTTTTAGGTTCCGCTATAGACGACGATGTGGCAAATCTGGTGATCGCCCAGCTTCTGTTCCTGGACGCCGAAGACCCGGAGAAGGATATATCCCTATATATCAATTCACCCGGCGGCGTCGTGACATCCGGGCTGGCTATCTACGATACCATCCAGTTCCTGAAACCCGATGTGAATACGATTTGTATCGGGCAGGCCGCGTCTATGGGCGCCGTACTGCTCGCCGCGGGTAAGAAGGGAAAGCGTTTCGCGCTCCCGAACTCCCGCATCATGATTCACCAGCCCTCGGGCGGCACGCAGGGTCAGGCCGCGGATATCCGTATCCAAGCCGAAGAGATTATGCGGATGAAGGAACGCCTGAACCAGATAATGGTCAAGCATACTGGGCAGAAACTCGCCACGCTTGAGAAGGATATGGACAGGGATTATTTCATGTCCGCCGAGGAAGCGAAAACTTATGGATTAATCGATGATATCATAGAAAAGAGGAAATAA
- a CDS encoding fumarylacetoacetate hydrolase family protein: MKIGRFFDRDNKLELFGIINGDKVTRIADYNHPDETGEWELAKLEVMTPVMPKKIIAVGLNYRRHAEEMKLAIPDDPVLFLKPHTAALPHKGIIGYPDMSERVDFEAELGIVIAKGGRDIPEADVDKYILGFTAFNDVTARDLQSRDGQWTRAKGFDTFAPFGPYVETDFDPSDVAIAAVLNGKTVQSSRTSDMIFKVPYLVSFISRVMTLEPGDVIATGTPEGIGPMRRGDEITIRIEGLTDLVNYIR; this comes from the coding sequence ATGAAAATCGGAAGATTTTTCGATAGGGATAATAAATTAGAGCTTTTCGGCATTATAAACGGGGATAAAGTGACCCGGATCGCGGATTATAATCATCCCGACGAAACCGGGGAATGGGAGCTTGCTAAACTTGAAGTTATGACCCCTGTTATGCCGAAAAAGATAATTGCGGTAGGTTTAAATTACCGGAGACACGCCGAAGAAATGAAGCTCGCGATACCGGACGATCCGGTGCTGTTCCTGAAGCCCCACACCGCCGCGCTTCCCCATAAGGGCATCATCGGTTACCCGGATATGTCCGAACGGGTGGATTTCGAGGCCGAACTGGGTATCGTGATCGCGAAGGGCGGGAGGGATATTCCCGAGGCGGATGTGGATAAATATATCCTCGGATTCACGGCATTTAACGATGTGACCGCGAGGGACTTACAGAGCAGGGACGGGCAATGGACGCGCGCTAAGGGTTTCGACACATTCGCGCCGTTCGGGCCGTATGTCGAAACGGACTTCGATCCTTCCGATGTAGCGATTGCCGCCGTACTGAACGGTAAAACGGTGCAGAGCTCGAGAACGTCCGACATGATTTTTAAGGTACCTTACCTCGTCTCGTTTATCAGCAGGGTAATGACGCTGGAGCCGGGGGATGTGATCGCCACCGGTACGCCGGAGGGAATAGGGCCGATGCGGCGCGGGGACGAAATAACCATCCGTATCGAAGGATTGACCGATTTAGTGAATTATATCCGGTAA
- the icd gene encoding isocitrate dehydrogenase (NADP(+)), producing MSFQKIIIPADGTKIKIVNGQPQIPDQPIIPFIEGDGIGGDITRAMRTVVDDAVAKSYKGQRKIIWMEIYAGEKANQLYGNYLPDETIDALKEYIISIKGPLTTPVGKGFRSLNVSIRQILDLYACVRPVRYYNGTPSPLKNPELMDIVIFRENTEDVYAGIEWEAGSADATEIIRYINGNYGFSIREDSGIGIKPISEFASRRLMRKGIEYAIANKRKSVTIVHKGNIMKYTEGAFNNWCRKEAMENFRDAIVTEEEVNSIYDGKAPDGKIIVNDRIADSMFQQLLLRPSEYDVLVTPNLNGDYLSDSAAAMVGGLGMAPGSNIGDNLAVFEATHGTAPKYAGQDKVNPGSLILSSVLMLRYMGWGEAADRIEKGMAAAIIAKKVTYDLARQIEGAVEVKTGEFAAEICKSM from the coding sequence ATGAGTTTCCAGAAAATAATAATTCCCGCCGACGGAACCAAGATTAAAATCGTTAACGGGCAGCCTCAGATACCCGATCAGCCTATTATTCCATTTATCGAGGGCGACGGTATCGGAGGCGATATTACCCGCGCGATGAGGACTGTCGTGGATGACGCGGTGGCGAAGTCCTACAAGGGACAGCGTAAAATTATCTGGATGGAAATATATGCCGGGGAGAAGGCCAACCAGCTCTACGGGAACTATTTGCCCGACGAGACTATCGACGCGCTCAAGGAATATATTATTTCGATCAAAGGGCCGCTCACAACGCCCGTAGGCAAGGGATTCCGCAGTCTCAATGTGTCTATCCGCCAGATTCTGGATCTCTATGCCTGTGTGCGGCCGGTGCGTTACTATAACGGTACGCCCAGCCCGCTCAAGAATCCCGAACTGATGGATATCGTCATTTTCCGCGAGAACACCGAGGACGTGTACGCGGGTATCGAGTGGGAGGCGGGCAGCGCGGATGCGACTGAGATCATCCGTTATATCAACGGGAATTACGGATTCTCTATCCGCGAGGATTCCGGTATTGGCATCAAGCCCATCAGCGAATTCGCGTCCCGCCGCCTGATGCGGAAGGGTATCGAGTACGCTATCGCCAATAAACGGAAATCGGTTACGATTGTCCATAAGGGCAACATTATGAAATACACCGAAGGAGCGTTCAATAACTGGTGCCGTAAGGAAGCTATGGAGAATTTCCGCGACGCGATAGTCACCGAGGAAGAAGTTAATTCCATCTACGACGGGAAAGCCCCGGACGGGAAAATTATTGTAAACGACCGTATCGCCGACTCGATGTTCCAGCAGCTTCTGCTTCGCCCGTCGGAGTACGACGTGCTGGTTACTCCGAACCTCAACGGGGATTACCTCTCCGATTCCGCCGCGGCGATGGTCGGGGGGCTGGGGATGGCGCCGGGCTCGAATATCGGGGATAATCTTGCGGTATTCGAGGCTACCCACGGAACCGCGCCGAAATATGCCGGGCAGGATAAGGTCAACCCGGGTTCGCTGATACTTTCGTCGGTGCTGATGCTCCGTTATATGGGATGGGGCGAGGCCGCTGACAGGATCGAGAAAGGGATGGCGGCCGCGATTATCGCGAAGAAGGTAACCTACGATCTTGCGAGACAGATTGAGGGTGCGGTCGAGGTAAAGACCGGCGAGTTCGCCGCGGAAATCTGTAAAAGCATGTAA